The Acinetobacter defluvii genome includes a region encoding these proteins:
- the mdh gene encoding iron-dependent methanol dehydrogenase, whose amino-acid sequence MAFKNIADQTNGFYIPCVSLFGPGCAKEVGTKAQNLGAKKALIVTDAGLFKFGVADIIVGYLKDAGVDSHVFAGAEPNPTDINVHNGVKEYNDNGCDFIVSLGGGSSHDCAKGIGLVTAGGGHIRDYEGIDQSKVAMTPLVAINTTAGTASEMTRFCIITNTETHVKMAIVDWRCTPLVAIDDPKLMIAKPAALTAATGMDALTHAVEAYVSTAANPITDACAEKAISMISEWLRPAVANGENIEARDAMAYAQYLAGMAFNNASLGYVHAMAHQLGGFYNLPHGVCNAILLPHVCEFNLIACPDRYAKIAQLMGISIEGLTVTEAAYAAIDAIRELSVSIGIPSGLAALGVKAEDHAVMTANAQKDACMLTNPRKATDAQVISIFEAAM is encoded by the coding sequence ATGGCTTTTAAAAATATTGCAGACCAAACAAACGGTTTTTATATCCCTTGTGTTTCACTCTTTGGACCAGGTTGTGCTAAAGAAGTCGGCACCAAAGCTCAAAATTTAGGTGCTAAAAAAGCATTGATTGTCACAGATGCTGGTTTATTTAAATTTGGCGTTGCTGACATTATTGTAGGTTATTTAAAAGATGCTGGCGTAGATAGTCACGTTTTTGCAGGTGCTGAACCAAACCCAACGGATATCAATGTCCATAATGGGGTAAAAGAATATAATGACAATGGTTGTGACTTTATTGTTTCTTTAGGTGGTGGTTCTTCACATGACTGCGCCAAAGGAATTGGTTTAGTCACTGCAGGTGGTGGTCATATTCGTGATTATGAAGGGATTGATCAAAGTAAAGTAGCAATGACACCGCTTGTTGCGATTAACACGACCGCTGGCACAGCATCTGAAATGACACGTTTCTGTATCATTACCAATACTGAAACACATGTCAAAATGGCAATTGTGGACTGGCGTTGCACACCACTCGTAGCTATTGATGATCCTAAGCTGATGATTGCAAAACCTGCTGCATTAACCGCAGCGACAGGAATGGATGCTTTAACACATGCAGTAGAAGCCTATGTATCTACTGCTGCAAACCCAATCACAGATGCTTGTGCAGAAAAAGCCATCAGCATGATCAGTGAATGGTTACGCCCTGCGGTTGCCAATGGTGAAAATATCGAAGCTCGGGATGCAATGGCATATGCACAATATCTTGCAGGTATGGCATTTAACAATGCGTCACTTGGCTATGTGCATGCGATGGCGCACCAATTAGGCGGCTTCTATAATCTTCCTCATGGCGTATGTAATGCAATCTTATTACCGCATGTTTGTGAATTTAACTTGATTGCTTGCCCAGACCGTTATGCAAAAATTGCGCAGCTCATGGGTATAAGTATAGAAGGCTTGACAGTTACTGAAGCTGCATACGCTGCGATTGATGCCATTCGTGAATTATCTGTATCGATTGGTATTCCTTCAGGTTTAGCAGCGCTTGGGGTAAAAGCTGAAGACCATGCGGTCATGACTGCAAATGCACAGAAAGATGCCTGTATGCTGACGAATCCTCGTAAAGCTACAGATGCACAAGTTATTTCAATTTTCGAAGCGGCTATGTAA
- a CDS encoding alpha/beta hydrolase, translated as MAIQHPITYAPDLLGAGYEQLTLNLPDDDEGKVVATLVRKKAQHTTNKAVLYIHGFIDYFFQTEMAEQFNQQGYDFYALDLRKYGRSYRPHQKYYYVKNLNEYDAEIHQALDIIASEQHDSIVLAGHSTGGLIATLFAAHNLDHPTIKALWCNSPFYDFNMNILKKKLALPRLSQLGKKFPNIKFPSDLNKNYVPSLHKDLSGEWDFNLTWKPTKYPKVYLSFVHAIFEAQREIHAGAKVSVPTLVMHSHQTKNPKRMNRAAKTSDIILEVKDIEKYAKKLQGDVNIMTIKNGLHDLVLSASPVRIQVYESLFGWLKQKI; from the coding sequence ATGGCGATACAGCATCCTATAACTTACGCACCCGACCTATTAGGTGCAGGTTATGAACAACTTACTTTAAACTTACCAGACGATGATGAAGGCAAAGTGGTTGCCACACTTGTTCGAAAAAAAGCACAACATACCACCAACAAGGCTGTTCTGTATATTCATGGGTTTATCGACTATTTTTTTCAAACTGAAATGGCTGAACAATTTAATCAGCAGGGTTATGATTTTTATGCACTTGATTTAAGAAAATATGGTCGTTCATATCGTCCACACCAGAAATATTATTATGTCAAAAACCTCAATGAATATGATGCCGAGATTCATCAAGCCCTCGACATCATCGCATCTGAGCAACATGACAGCATCGTTTTGGCAGGACACTCTACAGGTGGACTGATTGCCACGCTTTTTGCAGCACATAACCTCGACCATCCAACGATCAAAGCCTTATGGTGCAATAGTCCATTTTATGACTTTAATATGAATATTTTAAAGAAAAAATTGGCACTGCCTCGTTTAAGTCAACTGGGAAAAAAATTCCCAAATATTAAATTTCCAAGTGACTTAAATAAAAATTATGTACCAAGTTTACACAAAGATTTGTCTGGGGAATGGGATTTTAATCTGACATGGAAACCAACCAAGTATCCAAAAGTGTATTTAAGTTTTGTGCATGCCATTTTTGAAGCACAAAGAGAAATACATGCGGGTGCAAAAGTCAGTGTTCCAACCTTGGTTATGCATTCTCATCAAACCAAAAATCCTAAAAGAATGAACCGAGCAGCCAAGACAAGTGACATCATTTTAGAGGTAAAAGACATTGAAAAGTATGCAAAAAAACTACAAGGTGATGTCAATATCATGACGATTAAAAATGGACTACATGATTTAGTGCTCTCAGCATCACCAGTTCGTATCCAAGTGTATGAAAGCTTATTTGGATGGTTAAAGCAAAAAATCTAA
- a CDS encoding helix-turn-helix domain-containing protein produces the protein MQNLMQKRQQIEKFRQSSSLSLHQADQLGQSIVSSWQRSQQADIPIDREAAPLQTQKNNKNKGTLAVALDHCADELKHIAEQSAMVIAVGDVGSTIMWSAASGKMRNAAEKVHFVEGGQWREDLVGTNALALSLKTQQSSCVFSNEHYMSSIHDWVCYAAPVIDPYSKNVLGVIDLSTTWSNHNSLGLLAAERCASILQSALLNYQQQQLFIRAFAVPQVLFNGKIVVLTPRQIEILTILALCPQGLNLESLHQALYGERKVSMGTLKAEMSQLREILGGMLGSRPYRLLAHVEADFLQAENALDAGYTESALKLCKGVFLAKTESPFLCAWRDCLESRLSEAIFKANESDVLLKHLAHFPEAIDAVERLIELTPCGHPAHQILLKYREEH, from the coding sequence ATGCAAAACTTAATGCAAAAGCGTCAACAAATTGAAAAGTTTAGACAAAGTAGCAGTCTATCCTTACATCAAGCCGATCAATTGGGTCAAAGTATTGTAAGCTCTTGGCAACGTTCACAACAAGCAGATATCCCAATTGACCGTGAAGCAGCGCCATTACAAACTCAGAAAAACAATAAAAATAAAGGGACCTTAGCGGTGGCACTGGATCACTGTGCTGATGAGCTCAAACATATTGCAGAACAGTCAGCAATGGTGATTGCAGTAGGAGATGTAGGTAGCACGATTATGTGGTCGGCTGCTAGCGGGAAAATGCGTAATGCTGCGGAAAAAGTCCACTTTGTTGAGGGAGGGCAATGGCGTGAAGACTTAGTGGGTACCAACGCTTTGGCGCTATCATTAAAAACACAGCAATCAAGTTGTGTTTTTTCCAATGAGCATTATATGAGTTCTATTCATGATTGGGTGTGTTATGCAGCACCTGTGATTGACCCTTATTCCAAAAATGTTTTAGGTGTGATTGACCTATCAACGACATGGAGTAATCACAATAGTTTAGGCTTGTTGGCGGCTGAACGTTGTGCATCTATTTTGCAGTCAGCATTGTTGAATTATCAGCAGCAACAATTATTTATTCGTGCTTTTGCTGTTCCGCAAGTTTTATTTAATGGCAAAATTGTAGTACTTACGCCTCGTCAAATTGAGATTTTAACAATTTTAGCTTTATGTCCACAAGGTTTGAATTTAGAAAGCTTACATCAGGCTTTATATGGTGAGCGTAAAGTCAGTATGGGGACTTTAAAAGCGGAAATGTCACAGTTAAGAGAGATTTTAGGTGGAATGCTAGGTTCTCGTCCTTATCGTTTACTGGCACATGTAGAAGCAGATTTTTTACAGGCTGAAAATGCATTAGATGCAGGCTATACCGAGTCTGCATTAAAATTATGTAAAGGTGTATTTTTAGCAAAAACAGAAAGCCCATTTTTATGTGCGTGGCGTGATTGTTTAGAATCTCGTTTGAGTGAAGCAATTTTTAAAGCCAATGAGTCTGATGTTCTACTCAAACATTTGGCGCATTTTCCAGAGGCGATTGATGCGGTAGAGCGTTTAATTGAGCTTACCCCATGTGGACATCCTGCCCATCAGATATTATTAAAATATAGAGAAGAGCATTAA
- the exaC gene encoding acetaldehyde dehydrogenase ExaC, whose product MRYADPNTEGSTVQFKSQYENFIGGKWVAPVKGEYFDNISPVDGKVFTKVPRSSAEDIELALDAAHAAKAQWNSSSPTTRSNILLKIADRLEENLELLAVAETWENGKPIRETLAADIPLCIDHFRYFAGCLRAQEGGISEIDEDTIAYHFHEPLGVVGQIIPWNFPILMAAWKLAPALAAGNCIVLKPAEQTPASILVLAELIQDILPAGVLNIVNGYGVEVGRPLATNPRIAKIAFTGSTQVGQMIMQYATENIIPVTLELGGKSPNIFFEDVMDKEDDYLDKALEGFAMFALNQGEVCTCPSRALIQESIADKFLEMAVERVKRIKTGHPLDTDTMIGAQASQEQQDKILGCIATGRAEGAQILTGGGDRQEVGQGFYIEPTIFKGDNSMKIFQEEIFGPVLSVTTFKDYDDAIRIANDTMYGLGAGVWSRSAHTSYRAGRAIQAGRVWTNCYHIYPAHAAFGGYKKSGIGRENHKMMLDHYQQTKNLLVSYSTKAMGFF is encoded by the coding sequence ATGCGCTATGCAGATCCAAATACAGAAGGTTCAACAGTACAATTTAAATCACAATATGAAAACTTTATTGGTGGCAAATGGGTTGCACCAGTCAAAGGTGAATATTTTGATAATATTTCTCCAGTTGATGGTAAAGTTTTTACCAAAGTTCCTCGTTCTTCTGCTGAAGACATTGAACTTGCACTTGATGCTGCACATGCAGCTAAAGCACAATGGAACAGCAGCTCACCTACCACACGTTCAAATATTTTATTAAAAATTGCTGATCGTCTAGAAGAAAATTTAGAACTCCTTGCAGTGGCTGAAACATGGGAAAACGGTAAGCCTATCCGTGAAACTTTAGCAGCAGATATTCCGCTATGTATCGACCATTTCCGTTATTTTGCGGGTTGCTTACGTGCACAAGAAGGCGGTATTTCTGAAATCGATGAGGATACCATCGCTTACCATTTCCATGAGCCGTTAGGTGTAGTCGGTCAAATTATTCCATGGAACTTTCCGATTTTAATGGCAGCGTGGAAACTTGCACCTGCCCTAGCAGCCGGTAACTGTATTGTCCTGAAGCCTGCGGAACAAACACCTGCGAGTATCTTGGTTCTTGCAGAACTCATTCAAGATATTCTTCCTGCGGGTGTATTAAATATCGTCAACGGTTATGGTGTAGAAGTCGGTCGTCCACTGGCGACTAATCCACGTATTGCTAAAATTGCATTCACGGGTTCTACGCAAGTTGGTCAAATGATCATGCAATATGCGACTGAAAATATCATTCCTGTGACGCTTGAGCTAGGTGGTAAGTCACCAAATATCTTCTTTGAAGATGTGATGGATAAAGAAGATGACTATCTAGACAAAGCGCTTGAAGGCTTTGCAATGTTTGCACTCAACCAAGGTGAAGTGTGTACTTGCCCTTCACGTGCGCTGATTCAAGAAAGCATTGCAGATAAATTCTTAGAAATGGCGGTTGAGCGTGTGAAGCGCATAAAAACAGGTCATCCGCTCGACACCGACACCATGATCGGTGCACAAGCATCACAAGAACAACAAGATAAAATCTTAGGTTGTATTGCGACAGGTCGTGCTGAAGGCGCTCAAATTCTCACAGGTGGTGGTGATCGTCAAGAAGTTGGTCAAGGTTTCTATATTGAACCGACCATTTTCAAAGGTGATAACAGTATGAAAATTTTCCAAGAAGAAATTTTTGGACCAGTGTTATCTGTAACCACATTTAAAGATTATGATGATGCGATTCGCATTGCCAATGACACCATGTATGGTTTAGGTGCAGGTGTTTGGTCACGTTCAGCACATACCTCATATCGTGCAGGTCGTGCGATTCAAGCAGGACGTGTTTGGACAAATTGCTATCATATCTACCCTGCTCATGCAGCGTTTGGTGGTTATAAAAAATCAGGGATCGGGCGTGAAAACCACAAAATGATGCTTGATCATTATCAACAAACTAAAAACTTACTGGTGAGTTATTCAACTAAAGCTATGGGCTTCTTCTAA
- a CDS encoding long-chain-fatty-acid--CoA ligase, whose product MQGNMMFQPLLISNLIVHAARYHGDTAIISKNTDGTITTTNWTHVAENSKRFANALADLGAVHADRIATIAWNNHRHLEAWYAISGSGMVCHTINPRLFPEQLIFIINDAQDKVVLFDKTFLPLIRAVKAHTPTVEHFICLSAFDQEVVDALPDVKFYDALIADHSAQFEWPSFDENTASSLCYTSGTTGNPKGALYSHRSTILHTYAICLPDSLNLSANHVMLPVVPMFHVNAWGTPYAAAMVGCTFVLPGPGLDGASLVQMIDDYDVTVALGVPTIWQGLLSAAKQCGSKLATLKRNVVGGSACPPAMMKAFRDLYDCETIHAWGMTEMSPLGTSNQLKAKHHKLSADEQLNVRLSQGRPPFGVDLRITDEENGTHEVVRDGHSTGNLQVKGHWIIESYYGKPNNALTTDGWFDTGDIASINEDGYLLLSDRAKDLIKSGGEWISSVELENIAMSHPEIAMAAVIAATHPKWDERPVVIAIKQQGSDVTEEDILNYYADKIAKWQIPDKVIFVDSIPLTGTGKMLKKDLRDQYGSVLLEN is encoded by the coding sequence ATGCAAGGAAATATGATGTTTCAGCCTCTGTTGATTAGCAACTTAATCGTACATGCTGCACGTTATCATGGTGATACCGCAATTATTTCTAAAAATACTGATGGCACAATTACCACGACCAATTGGACACATGTTGCAGAGAACTCAAAACGTTTTGCCAATGCTTTGGCTGATTTAGGCGCAGTACATGCCGATCGTATTGCAACGATTGCTTGGAATAATCATCGCCATTTAGAAGCTTGGTATGCCATTTCTGGTAGCGGTATGGTTTGTCATACAATTAACCCGCGTTTATTTCCAGAACAATTAATTTTTATTATTAATGATGCCCAAGATAAAGTCGTTTTATTTGATAAAACTTTCTTGCCTTTGATTCGTGCAGTTAAAGCGCATACGCCAACTGTTGAACATTTTATTTGTCTCAGTGCATTTGACCAAGAAGTGGTTGATGCTTTACCTGATGTTAAATTTTATGATGCTTTAATTGCTGACCACTCTGCACAGTTTGAATGGCCAAGCTTTGATGAAAATACGGCAAGTTCACTGTGCTATACCTCTGGGACGACAGGCAACCCTAAAGGGGCTTTATATAGTCATCGCTCTACCATTTTACATACCTACGCAATCTGCCTTCCAGACTCACTCAACCTATCTGCCAATCATGTCATGTTACCTGTCGTGCCTATGTTCCATGTCAATGCTTGGGGCACTCCATATGCGGCAGCGATGGTAGGTTGTACTTTTGTTTTACCAGGACCTGGTTTAGATGGTGCAAGTTTGGTACAAATGATTGATGATTATGATGTTACTGTTGCACTGGGTGTTCCGACTATTTGGCAAGGTTTATTATCAGCAGCCAAACAATGTGGCAGTAAATTAGCCACTTTAAAACGAAATGTCGTAGGTGGCTCTGCATGTCCCCCTGCCATGATGAAAGCCTTTCGAGATTTATATGATTGCGAAACCATCCATGCTTGGGGCATGACGGAGATGAGTCCACTCGGCACCAGTAATCAACTTAAAGCCAAACATCATAAACTATCCGCAGATGAGCAACTTAATGTACGCTTATCGCAAGGTCGCCCACCTTTTGGAGTCGACTTACGGATTACCGATGAAGAAAATGGTACTCATGAAGTTGTTCGTGATGGACATAGCACAGGTAATTTACAGGTCAAAGGACATTGGATCATTGAATCTTATTATGGTAAACCTAATAATGCCTTAACTACTGATGGTTGGTTCGATACAGGCGATATTGCTTCAATCAATGAAGATGGTTATTTACTACTGAGTGATCGTGCTAAAGATTTAATTAAATCGGGTGGTGAATGGATTTCTTCTGTGGAATTAGAAAATATTGCCATGAGTCACCCTGAGATTGCCATGGCTGCTGTCATTGCAGCAACTCATCCAAAATGGGATGAACGTCCTGTAGTAATTGCGATTAAACAACAAGGCTCAGACGTCACTGAAGAGGATATTTTGAATTATTATGCTGATAAAATTGCCAAATGGCAGATTCCAGATAAAGTCATCTTTGTTGATTCAATTCCTTTAACAGGCACAGGCAAAATGCTAAAAAAGGATCTGCGAGATCAATACGGTTCTGTTTTATTAGAAAACTAA
- a CDS encoding riboflavin synthase translates to MYTGIVLGTEKIHQIEKNEGYATIFVENSQGFMDDVFIGASVAIDGTCLTVTGINPDKSLVSFDISDLTLSVTTLGNLKPNILVNIERSFKIGMENGGHNLYGHIEGTAQVKNILKNGQTLHLDIEIPKEKIKYFFLKGFIGLHGCSLTVNQVDKVNYLISVDLIPETIRLTNFSELNIGDFLNFEIDQTTRTLVDTVENIYATNKYVHI, encoded by the coding sequence ATGTACACAGGTATCGTTCTAGGCACTGAAAAAATTCATCAGATTGAAAAAAATGAAGGCTATGCCACCATTTTTGTTGAAAATAGTCAAGGGTTTATGGATGATGTATTTATTGGTGCGAGTGTCGCAATTGATGGAACATGTTTAACCGTAACAGGGATTAATCCAGATAAAAGCCTAGTCAGTTTTGATATTTCTGACCTAACACTATCCGTTACAACGCTTGGTAATTTAAAGCCAAATATATTGGTAAATATTGAGCGTTCATTTAAAATTGGAATGGAGAATGGTGGACATAACTTATATGGACACATCGAAGGTACAGCACAAGTTAAAAATATTCTTAAAAATGGTCAGACTTTGCATTTAGATATTGAAATTCCAAAAGAAAAAATTAAATACTTCTTCCTCAAAGGATTTATCGGTCTACATGGATGCAGTCTCACTGTAAACCAAGTAGATAAAGTAAATTATCTCATTTCTGTGGATTTAATCCCAGAAACTATTCGCCTAACCAATTTTTCAGAATTAAACATTGGAGATTTTTTAAATTTTGAAATCGATCAAACTACACGTACCTTGGTCGATACCGTAGAAAATATTTATGCAACAAATAAGTATGTTCACATCTAA
- a CDS encoding YebC/PmpR family DNA-binding transcriptional regulator: MAGHSKWANTKHRKAKQDASRAKVFTKFIREIVTAARLGGPDVASNPRLRAVVEKALVANMTRDTINRAIQRGAGGEDNEDLKEVTYEGYGVGGVAVIIETMTDNLNRTVPEVRHCFSKTGGNLGTAGSVAYMFTKRGEITFEDVSLEDKIMEVALEAGAEDIEVAEDEILVITTPESFGEVQDALAAAGLKSDNAEVVMNPSTKAEITDIEQAKQILKMIDMFEDLDDVQNVYTNVEFSDEVLAELDA; the protein is encoded by the coding sequence ATGGCGGGTCATTCCAAGTGGGCAAACACCAAGCATCGTAAAGCAAAACAAGATGCGAGCCGCGCTAAAGTTTTCACTAAGTTTATCCGTGAAATTGTAACAGCAGCTCGACTTGGCGGTCCAGACGTTGCAAGTAACCCTCGTTTACGTGCTGTAGTTGAAAAAGCATTGGTTGCAAATATGACACGTGACACGATTAATCGTGCTATTCAACGTGGTGCTGGTGGTGAAGATAATGAAGATTTAAAAGAAGTCACTTACGAGGGGTATGGTGTCGGTGGTGTTGCGGTTATTATTGAAACCATGACGGATAACTTGAATCGTACCGTTCCTGAGGTTCGTCATTGTTTCTCTAAAACTGGCGGTAACTTAGGGACAGCAGGTTCAGTGGCTTACATGTTTACCAAACGTGGTGAGATCACGTTTGAAGATGTGTCTTTAGAAGATAAGATCATGGAAGTTGCTTTAGAAGCAGGTGCTGAAGACATCGAAGTGGCTGAAGATGAAATCTTGGTGATTACGACACCAGAATCATTTGGTGAAGTTCAAGATGCGCTTGCAGCAGCAGGCTTGAAATCTGATAATGCCGAAGTAGTCATGAATCCCTCGACTAAAGCAGAAATCACAGACATTGAACAAGCTAAACAAATTTTGAAAATGATTGATATGTTTGAAGATTTGGATGACGTACAAAACGTGTATACCAACGTTGAATTTAGTGATGAAGTATTAGCTGAATTAGATGCGTAA
- a CDS encoding 1-acyl-sn-glycerol-3-phosphate acyltransferase, which produces MKKLGELAFKLAGVKYHVEPDVLEKKQVIIGFEHTSMMDAVLSLAIFQIYNLKIHTLIKKELFKGPFKPLLEALGGIAVDRRSNKDIVSQMVEHFHANEEFNLVIAPEATRAKNGEARKPIRTGFWHIAKAANVPIVLMYINNKNKQGGIFGKIYPTELEHDLALIKELYKKHADLDIVIPHTQKS; this is translated from the coding sequence ATGAAAAAATTAGGTGAACTTGCCTTCAAACTTGCGGGTGTAAAATATCATGTTGAGCCTGATGTTCTAGAAAAAAAACAAGTAATTATTGGTTTTGAACATACTTCAATGATGGATGCTGTACTTTCATTGGCGATTTTCCAAATTTATAATCTTAAAATTCATACTTTAATTAAAAAAGAACTGTTTAAAGGACCATTTAAACCTCTGCTTGAAGCATTGGGAGGAATTGCTGTAGATCGTAGGTCGAATAAAGACATCGTTTCTCAAATGGTTGAGCATTTTCACGCCAATGAGGAATTTAATCTCGTGATTGCACCTGAAGCAACACGTGCCAAAAATGGTGAAGCACGTAAACCTATTCGTACTGGATTTTGGCATATTGCAAAAGCGGCAAATGTCCCGATTGTGTTGATGTACATCAATAATAAAAATAAGCAGGGCGGGATTTTTGGTAAAATTTATCCAACTGAATTAGAGCATGATTTGGCATTGATTAAAGAACTTTATAAAAAGCATGCAGATTTGGATATTGTTATTCCACACACTCAGAAAAGTTAG
- a CDS encoding helix-turn-helix domain-containing protein: MQGFFKLNEVAEKLNISERTLQRQLSAEGTTFLKLQDEVRKKHAKLLLNNENKTIEQVALQLGYSETSQFTRAFKRWMKMTPKSYQMIVKNKLL; encoded by the coding sequence GTGCAGGGCTTTTTTAAGCTGAATGAAGTAGCTGAAAAACTGAATATTTCTGAGAGAACGCTACAACGGCAACTTTCAGCCGAAGGTACAACCTTCTTGAAACTTCAGGATGAAGTCCGAAAAAAACACGCCAAGCTTTTATTAAATAATGAAAACAAAACGATAGAACAAGTTGCCCTACAATTAGGATATTCTGAAACATCCCAATTTACCCGTGCGTTTAAGCGTTGGATGAAGATGACGCCTAAAAGTTATCAAATGATCGTAAAAAATAAATTGCTTTAA
- a CDS encoding AraC family transcriptional regulator ligand-binding domain-containing protein, producing MSQIQPALPGTYVHLLIDVVQRWEISIEQLLKSTKIQAEQLQEAFWYVDFIEFNRLLENAERLTHEPALGIYLGLQMTVSCHGSVGMAAMVSKNLGEALAVMEQFIGMRCAALKPRLDIEGDIAYLYLDQPLPEYRLNQTGLIFLMLGFVQMSKALTGKDLSGWLEFDFAQPDYFERIQSELSTQCVFNQSVNRLVFPKQYLELGLVMADPMIARLAREQCKRDINKLSVKLGEKIKPVYWSKSYYLMKCRAFLS from the coding sequence ATGAGCCAAATACAACCTGCATTGCCTGGGACTTATGTACACTTATTGATTGATGTGGTTCAGCGTTGGGAAATTTCCATCGAGCAACTGCTCAAATCCACCAAAATTCAGGCAGAACAACTACAAGAAGCATTTTGGTATGTGGATTTTATTGAATTTAATCGACTACTTGAAAATGCTGAGCGTCTCACCCATGAGCCTGCGCTTGGAATCTATTTGGGTTTGCAAATGACCGTGTCTTGTCATGGCAGTGTTGGCATGGCGGCGATGGTGTCAAAAAATTTAGGGGAAGCTCTGGCGGTCATGGAACAGTTCATTGGTATGCGCTGTGCAGCGTTAAAGCCACGTTTAGACATTGAAGGCGATATTGCTTACTTATATTTAGATCAGCCTTTGCCTGAATATCGTTTAAATCAGACAGGGTTAATTTTCTTAATGCTTGGTTTTGTACAAATGTCCAAAGCTCTGACAGGAAAGGATTTATCGGGATGGCTTGAATTCGATTTTGCACAACCTGATTATTTTGAGCGAATCCAATCTGAATTATCAACTCAATGTGTATTCAATCAATCGGTGAATCGTTTGGTTTTTCCCAAGCAATATCTGGAACTTGGCTTGGTTATGGCTGACCCAATGATTGCCCGTTTAGCCCGTGAGCAATGCAAACGAGATATTAATAAACTCTCCGTCAAACTTGGCGAAAAAATCAAACCAGTGTATTGGTCAAAGAGCTATTATTTGATGAAGTGCAGGGCTTTTTTAAGCTGA
- a CDS encoding NAD-dependent epimerase/dehydratase family protein, translating into MKVLVTGGAGFIGSHIVKTLLNANHEVRVLHLPNEKLDNLKGLDVELLAGDITDAAKMDEAVKGCDWVFHTAAIYALWLPKPELMRKVNIEGTRTVLNAAKKAGVKRVVYTSTGACFAGQPKGIQGTENSPFALGVTGDAYVLTKFEAHQVALQFAAGGLDVVIVCPTGPVGPCDIAPTPTGKLILTVAAMPALAVPAAINNMVDVRDVAQGHLLAAEKGRSGETYILGNRDLSGIEMAKMVHRLLGIWRPVMPIPSLIEGVSSQMAGHLALWVTEHITHKAPLVTPSAAKIGQLGTSFNCSKAISELGLPQTPIEIAIRDSLQWFAQNGYIHNQSLIRKIENISI; encoded by the coding sequence ATGAAAGTTCTCGTGACAGGTGGTGCAGGATTTATCGGCTCGCATATTGTAAAAACTTTGCTGAACGCAAATCATGAAGTGCGTGTTTTACATTTACCCAATGAAAAATTAGACAATTTAAAAGGTTTGGATGTCGAACTGCTCGCAGGTGACATTACCGATGCTGCGAAAATGGACGAAGCGGTGAAAGGCTGTGATTGGGTATTTCATACCGCAGCCATTTATGCGTTGTGGCTTCCAAAGCCTGAATTGATGCGCAAAGTCAATATCGAGGGTACACGGACGGTGCTCAATGCAGCAAAAAAAGCAGGCGTCAAACGTGTGGTTTATACAAGTACAGGCGCATGTTTTGCGGGTCAACCCAAAGGCATTCAAGGCACTGAAAATAGTCCATTCGCTTTGGGGGTGACAGGTGATGCCTATGTACTGACCAAGTTTGAAGCGCATCAAGTGGCTTTGCAATTTGCCGCAGGTGGTTTGGATGTGGTGATTGTCTGCCCGACAGGTCCGGTCGGTCCATGTGATATTGCTCCAACGCCAACAGGAAAACTCATTTTAACCGTAGCAGCCATGCCTGCGCTTGCTGTTCCTGCTGCCATTAACAATATGGTCGATGTGCGTGATGTTGCCCAAGGTCATTTACTTGCGGCAGAAAAAGGGCGTTCAGGCGAAACTTATATCCTTGGCAACCGTGATTTATCAGGCATTGAAATGGCGAAAATGGTGCATCGTTTGCTGGGTATTTGGCGCCCTGTGATGCCGATTCCTTCGCTCATTGAAGGGGTATCTTCACAAATGGCAGGTCATTTAGCGCTTTGGGTGACGGAGCATATTACCCATAAAGCCCCGTTGGTAACGCCATCCGCAGCTAAAATTGGACAATTGGGTACTTCATTTAACTGTAGCAAAGCCATTTCCGAATTGGGTCTACCGCAAACACCGATTGAAATCGCCATTCGGGATTCGCTGCAATGGTTTGCACAAAATGGCTACATTCACAATCAATCTTTAATCAGAAAAATCGAAAATATCTCGATTTAA